The following nucleotide sequence is from Candidatus Cloacimonadota bacterium.
CTCGGAGATTCGATCGGTAGAAAAATATTTTTACATTCGAAAAAACTTCAAAAAAAATGGATAAAGAGCTTTTGGAGTTGGTTCGTAATTGTGGGTTTGTTACTGACTTTCGTAGTGGGATGGAACATCGTAGGAGTCAAACCGATAAAATTCTTTACTCAATTTAAAAATGCAAAAGGTATCTCATCCGGCATTTTCGATCCCAGCATAGTTGGCTATCAAATAACTGAAAAATCCATTGAAAAATATAACGAGAATAATATTCCTCAAAGCATAATTACAATCTGCGAGAAGATGAAACACAAAAAATTCGCTACTAAAACTGTTTTCGTGAAAAGTTTTGAGCGACTGCTTGGAAAATCATATTTTGAAAAATCGGAAATGATACTTATCCAAAATGCCGAGCAGGGAACCGGATTTGTCATAGATAAAAATTATTTAGAGAAGATTAGAAATGTTTCACCACAAATAATTGCTGCTACTAAAACATTGATAAAAAGCAAATATTCGAATCAGTATGATTTTACCGCTGATTATGAAAAGCGGATCGGCAAACTCGAATTTGGACAATATAAAAATGTGATTCTCAAAGATACCCGAAAAAATACGGATCTTCTTGATAGAGCATTGGGTGCATTGGCAGAAACAATTTTTCTGGCTTTGCTTGCCACGATTTTTGCGATTTCTTTCGCATTTATTTTCAGCTTTTTCGCTGCGAGAAATCTTATGCCAAAAAATTTTATCGGGAATTCAGTCTATATTTTGGTCAGAACTTTTGCCACGATCTTTCGCTCTATTGAGGCAATCGTTTGGGCAATTATTTTTTGCGTTTGGGTCGGTATCGGTCCTTTCGCCGGAATGCTCGCCCTGATGATTCATTCGATAGCATCGCTTACAAAGCTCTATTCCGAACAGATCGAAAACATTGATTCCGGTCCAATCGAAGCGATGCAGGCAACCGGTGCAAATACTTTGCAAGTTTGGTTATATGCGGTAATTCCGCAAATTATCTCCCCCTATCTTGCCTTCACTATCTACCGTTGGGACATCAA
It contains:
- the phnE gene encoding phosphonate ABC transporter, permease protein PhnE translates to MNKNLTKLAGILKGFSVDLIFWIYILASIYFLMNKWFHIEFSLMYIFVFALILDFLFFILGDSIGRKIFLHSKKLQKKWIKSFWSWFVIVGLLLTFVVGWNIVGVKPIKFFTQFKNAKGISSGIFDPSIVGYQITEKSIEKYNENNIPQSIITICEKMKHKKFATKTVFVKSFERLLGKSYFEKSEMILIQNAEQGTGFVIDKNYLEKIRNVSPQIIAATKTLIKSKYSNQYDFTADYEKRIGKLEFGQYKNVILKDTRKNTDLLDRALGALAETIFLALLATIFAISFAFIFSFFAARNLMPKNFIGNSVYILVRTFATIFRSIEAIVWAIIFCVWVGIGPFAGMLALMIHSIASLTKLYSEQIENIDSGPIEAMQATGANTLQVWLYAVIPQIISPYLAFTIYRWDINVRMATIVGFVGGGGIGILLLQNQQLLRWHNVGLLIWLIAFVVWVMDMFSAKVREKLQNM